One Pseudomonas abieticivorans genomic region harbors:
- a CDS encoding TolC family outer membrane protein: MRAHLFKAIPFVLAASFVQAQTLPEAMQQAMDVHPDIQAGVNSRLAADGQLRAAKGGYLPKVDVLAGYGREGSDNPTTRADLGTDKWQTLNRGEASVRLQQMLFDGFATSSEVGRQQATVNSRAYSLLGTSEKTALTVAQVYLDVLNRREMVQLAEENLRNHERVYDQIKLRTSRGVGRTADLDQVEARVAQAQNNLITEQTNLADAKTNYLSVVGSLPDELEQPQGFVAMLPATLDEARTQMVESSPILRSAESDITASEKQYDAAKSTFYPRFDAELGRTADNNIGGEEGHNNGWEAMVRMRLNLYSGGSNKADLESKAYQATQALDIRNNALRQLNEELGLAWNAYNNANAQLPNAQQYVDRTSIVRTAYQKQFSLGERTLLDLLDSENELFTARQRLAQVKTLQLYTQYRIKATMGQLLKSQGVVAPMATVVQNDVKPRINLPGMN, from the coding sequence ATGCGTGCGCACCTTTTCAAGGCTATACCCTTTGTTTTAGCGGCCAGTTTCGTACAAGCCCAGACCCTTCCCGAGGCCATGCAGCAGGCCATGGACGTGCACCCGGACATCCAGGCCGGCGTGAACAGCCGCCTGGCTGCCGACGGTCAGTTGCGGGCTGCCAAGGGCGGCTACCTGCCGAAGGTCGACGTGCTGGCGGGCTATGGTCGCGAGGGTTCGGACAACCCCACCACCCGTGCCGACCTGGGCACGGACAAGTGGCAAACCCTTAACCGGGGCGAGGCCAGTGTGCGTCTGCAGCAAATGCTTTTTGACGGTTTTGCCACTTCCAGCGAAGTCGGGCGCCAGCAAGCGACCGTGAATTCCCGTGCCTACTCGCTGCTGGGTACCTCGGAAAAAACCGCGCTGACCGTCGCCCAGGTCTACCTGGACGTACTGAACCGCCGCGAGATGGTGCAACTGGCCGAAGAAAACTTGCGCAACCATGAGCGCGTCTACGATCAGATCAAGCTGCGCACCAGCCGTGGCGTGGGGCGTACCGCCGACCTGGATCAGGTCGAGGCGCGCGTGGCTCAGGCCCAGAACAACCTGATCACCGAGCAGACCAACCTGGCCGACGCCAAGACCAACTACCTGAGCGTGGTGGGCTCGCTGCCCGACGAGTTGGAGCAGCCCCAGGGTTTCGTCGCAATGTTGCCGGCGACGCTGGACGAAGCTCGCACGCAGATGGTAGAAAGCAGCCCGATTTTGCGCTCGGCCGAGTCCGACATTACTGCGAGCGAAAAACAGTATGACGCCGCCAAGTCGACGTTCTACCCACGCTTCGATGCAGAACTGGGCCGCACGGCCGATAACAACATTGGCGGCGAAGAAGGCCATAACAATGGCTGGGAAGCCATGGTGCGCATGCGCTTGAACCTGTACTCGGGTGGCAGCAACAAGGCTGACCTGGAATCCAAGGCTTACCAGGCCACCCAAGCGCTGGATATTCGCAACAACGCGCTGCGCCAGTTGAACGAAGAACTGGGCCTGGCCTGGAACGCCTACAACAACGCCAACGCGCAATTGCCCAACGCCCAGCAGTACGTGGACCGTACCAGCATCGTGCGCACTGCCTACCAGAAGCAGTTCAGCCTGGGCGAACGTACCTTGCTCGACTTGCTCGACAGCGAAAACGAGCTGTTCACCGCGCGCCAGCGCCTGGCGCAGGTCAAGACGCTGCAGCTGTACACGCAGTACCGTATCAAGGCCACCATGGGCCAGTTGTTGAAGAGCCAGGGTGTGGTAGCGCCGATGGCCACCGTGGTGCAGAACGATGTAAAGCCCAGGATCAATCTGCCTGGCATGAACTGA
- a CDS encoding type I secretion system permease/ATPase, whose translation MESEVSRVQLSHDPRSQHDDPLLDGLLTLCSLHQKPASRSMLTTGLPLPSQRLSPELLPRAAARAGLQGRLMQRKLEQIPAIALPAMLLLKEGRSAILVGWNGDSARLLLSESDGGEVQVGRDALLEDYSGRVFFAQPQHKFDVTHGSLIPRARSWFRDTLKRSRWLYADAIAASLVINIIALAAPLFVMNVYDRVVPNQATSTLWVLAAGITGAYLFDLLLKGLRGLCLDLAGKKTDLIISATLFERIVGMAMKNRPARVGSFAQNIHEFQGMRDFLTSLTLTSLIDLPFTLLILLVIAIIGGHLVWIPIVAFPLALGIGHLLQKPLTATLERTMALGAERQSSLIETLAGLDAVKVNNAESERQYQWEQTIGTLSRLELRVKVLSSLAMNITLLIQSLAGVTMIICGVYLIIAGDLSMGGLIACYMLSGRALGPLASLAGLLTRYQQAKVTMVSVDQMMELPQERNFEERPMSRQVLQGALEFRNVDFTYPNQQNMALRGLNLSVQPGEKIGIIGRSGSGKSSLAKLLVGLYQPDAGALLVDGVDVRQIDVSELRHNIGYVPQDIQLLAGTLRDNLVSGARYVEDELVLQAAELSGVHEFARLHPQGYELQVGERGQNLSGGQRQNVALGRALLLNPQILLLDEPTSAMDNTGEERLKQRLQAVIEKKTVILVTHRASLLSLVDRLIVIDRGQILADGPKAAVMEALKKGQIGVA comes from the coding sequence GTGGAATCAGAAGTTAGTCGAGTTCAACTCAGTCATGATCCACGCAGCCAGCACGACGACCCGTTGCTCGACGGGTTGCTGACACTCTGTTCGCTGCACCAGAAGCCTGCCAGCCGGTCGATGCTGACCACTGGCCTGCCGCTGCCCTCGCAACGCCTGAGCCCCGAGCTGCTGCCCCGCGCCGCCGCCCGGGCCGGCCTGCAAGGGCGGTTGATGCAGCGCAAGTTGGAGCAAATCCCTGCCATCGCCTTGCCAGCCATGCTTTTGCTAAAGGAAGGCCGCAGTGCCATCCTGGTTGGCTGGAACGGTGACAGCGCACGCCTGCTGCTAAGCGAAAGCGACGGTGGTGAAGTACAGGTGGGGCGCGACGCCCTGCTGGAGGACTACAGCGGCCGGGTTTTTTTCGCCCAGCCGCAACACAAATTCGACGTGACCCATGGCAGCCTGATCCCTCGGGCCCGCTCGTGGTTCCGTGACACCCTCAAGCGTTCCCGTTGGCTGTATGCCGACGCTATCGCGGCGAGCCTGGTGATCAACATCATCGCCCTGGCCGCCCCGCTGTTTGTGATGAACGTGTACGACCGCGTCGTGCCCAACCAGGCCACGTCCACTCTATGGGTGCTGGCGGCAGGCATTACCGGCGCCTACCTGTTCGATTTGTTGCTCAAGGGCCTGCGTGGCTTGTGCCTGGATTTGGCTGGCAAGAAGACCGACCTGATCATATCGGCCACGCTGTTCGAGCGCATCGTCGGCATGGCTATGAAGAACCGCCCGGCGCGGGTCGGCAGCTTCGCCCAGAACATCCATGAGTTCCAGGGCATGCGCGACTTCCTCACGTCGCTGACCCTGACCAGCCTGATCGATCTACCGTTTACCCTGCTGATCCTGCTGGTGATCGCGATCATCGGCGGTCACCTGGTGTGGATACCGATCGTGGCCTTCCCGCTGGCGCTGGGCATTGGCCACCTGCTGCAAAAACCGCTGACCGCGACCCTGGAGCGAACCATGGCCCTGGGCGCCGAGCGCCAGTCGAGCCTGATCGAGACCCTGGCCGGCCTGGATGCGGTCAAGGTCAACAACGCCGAGAGTGAACGCCAGTATCAGTGGGAACAGACCATCGGCACCCTGAGCCGCCTGGAGCTGCGCGTGAAGGTGCTGTCCAGCCTGGCGATGAACATTACCTTGCTGATCCAGAGCCTGGCCGGCGTTACCATGATCATCTGCGGGGTTTACCTGATCATTGCCGGCGACCTGAGCATGGGCGGCCTGATTGCCTGCTACATGTTGAGTGGTCGTGCCTTGGGGCCTTTGGCTTCACTGGCCGGTTTGCTGACCCGTTACCAGCAGGCCAAGGTGACCATGGTCTCGGTCGACCAGATGATGGAGCTGCCCCAAGAGCGTAACTTCGAAGAGCGCCCCATGAGCCGCCAGGTGCTGCAAGGCGCGCTGGAGTTTCGCAACGTCGACTTCACCTACCCCAACCAACAGAACATGGCACTGCGCGGCCTGAACCTGAGCGTTCAGCCGGGCGAGAAAATCGGCATCATCGGCCGTAGCGGCTCGGGCAAAAGCTCGCTGGCCAAACTGCTGGTGGGCCTCTACCAGCCCGATGCCGGCGCGTTGCTGGTGGACGGCGTGGACGTGCGCCAGATCGACGTCAGCGAATTGCGCCACAACATCGGCTACGTGCCCCAGGACATTCAACTGCTGGCGGGCACCCTGCGTGACAACCTGGTCAGCGGTGCTCGTTACGTCGAGGACGAGCTGGTGCTGCAAGCGGCCGAGCTGTCTGGTGTGCACGAATTCGCCCGGCTGCACCCGCAAGGCTACGAGCTGCAAGTGGGCGAGCGCGGCCAGAACCTTTCCGGTGGCCAGCGCCAAAACGTAGCGCTGGGCCGTGCACTGCTGCTGAACCCGCAAATCCTGCTGCTCGACGAACCGACCAGCGCCATGGACAACACCGGCGAAGAGCGCTTGAAACAGCGCTTGCAGGCCGTCATCGAGAAAAAGACCGTGATCCTGGTAACTCACCGCGCTTCGCTGCTGTCATTGGTCGATCGCCTGATCGTCATCGACCGCGGGCAAATACTTGCCGACGGGCCAAAAGCGGCCGTGATGGAAGCGCTGAAGAAGGGGCAGATCGGTGTTGCTTAA